The following is a genomic window from Phyllobacterium zundukense.
ACCTCGTTCGAGGCGACGAAGGCTTGCGTCTCCGGAAGCGTGTCTATGTTTACCGGCAAGCGGTTGACGTAGACAAGAGGAATGCCGGCGTCTGCCGCGAGCTTCGACAGGACGACCGTCGCGTCCGTGTCGACTGGCTGGACGATGATGGCATCCACCCCGGCTGCAATGAAGTTCTGGATCTGGCTCTGCTGCTTGGCGACGTCATTCAGTGCGTCTTCGATCTGTAGTTCCACGCCGTCGAGCGACTTGGCGTAGTCCTCCATTCCGTTGCGTAGCACCGTCCCGAACTTGTCGTCGAACACCGCCATCGAAGCGCCAATGGTCTCCGCATGCGCAGCCGTCGACATCAGGACAGCCATCACACTGCCTATAATGAATTTTTTCATTTCGTTTTTCTCCTCCGCTCTTCGGTGCCGGCACATCCAACACTTGAAGAGACCACAGATTGAAGGGATAATGGCCCAACTGAAAGAGCAGCTTTCAACGATTTTGAAGGAACCAATTTGGCCAAGCGACGCACCCGTTTTCCCTCGGATATGCTTGTTCTTGATCGCGACGCAGATGTACCTATGCACCGGCAGCTCTACGAAAAGCTGCGTGCAGAAATACTCGCCGGTCATCTGAAGGCTGACACACGCCTCCCACCCACCCGTTTGATGGCCGAGGATCTCGGCGTTAGCCGCAACACGGTGATCACTACTTACGACACTCTTCTCGCTGAGGGGTATCTGGAATCGCGTTCAGGATCGGGCACCTGGGTGGCGACGCTGCCCGCAGACGCCGTCACTCAGCGGAATTCGGTTGGCAGGGCCGGTGCGCCGTCTCTCTCATCCCGCGGTACGAGAATGGCTAATCAGCCGCGAGACCGGACGATCCCTGATCGCATAGCCTTCCATCCCGGCTATCCGGAGATCAAAGCGTTTCCCTTCTCCACGTGGGCACGGCTGCTCAAGCGGCACGCGCGATATTCCCATGAAGACCTCTACGGCTACCATTGGGTTACGGGCCACCCGCGGCTGAAGGCGGCGATAGCAGAATACCTGCGGGCTTCACGGGGTGTGGAGTGCAACCCCGAGCAGGTGATCGTGGTCAACGGCACGCAAGCCGCCCTCGACATTCTTGCTCGCATGCTCGTCGACGAAGGCGATATCTGCTGGATGGAGGAGCCCGGCTACGTTGGCGCCCAAAACGCACTCCTGAGCGCCGGCGCAAGACTCGTGCCATTGCCTGTCGGACCAGACGGCTGGTCGCTAGACGACGAGACCCGGCCATCGCCGCGTCTGATCTTCGTCACGCCATCCTGCCAATGGCCGCTAGGCTGCGTCATGCGCATGGAAGACAGGCTGCGGCTTCTTCAGATTGCCGAGAGGCACGATGCCTGGATTGTCGAGGACGACTACGACAGCGAGTATCGTTTCCGCGGACGGCCGATACCGGCGATGCAGGGCTTGGACAAGTCCGGGCGCGTAATCTATGTGGGCACCTTTGCGAAGACGCTCTTCCCCTCGCTGAGGATCGGCTTCATCGTTGTGCCGCCGCATCTCTCGGAAGGGTTCAAGCGGGTTGCCAGCAACACAGGCCACTATCCCTCCCTCCTGCTGCAAGCTGCACTCGCGGATTTCATCAGCGAGGGCTACTTCGCCACACATCTTCGGCGGATGCGCCGCCTTTATGCTGATCGGCAGAAGGTATTCGTCGCTGAGTGCCGGCGCCATCTCGCTGACTGGCTCACAATCGATGAAAACGACGCGGGCATGCAACTTGTTGCGCGCTTCACGCGGGGGCTTGAAGATGAGATTCTGTGGCAGGCGGCGCAGAGGCAGGGCGTGAATTTCTCACCACTGTCACGACAGTTCTTCCATAGCCCGCCCCAACAGGGCGCCATACTGGGTTACGCTGGCATCGACCTGAAGACCATGCGCGAGGGGATTAGTTCATTGCGTGCAGCCTTCGTGAACCTAGAGAGCAGCGGCGCTCTCGGCCCGCCGGAGCGTGCTTTACCACCGCGGCCGTGATACCGGCTTCCGATGCGCACTGAACCCAGCCGAGCATAAGGGGGTAATACGCCCAGGAAAAAGCGGTGCTCTCCAAAAACTAGAAAGTGGCTCTCACGAAGGGACCAATCATGGGTTAGCATAATTTAGCATTAAAACCGGAGGCACCCAATGGTTCCGACAAAAAGAGATTACAGCCTGCTTGGTCGCGATACCGAAGCCGCGGTTGAGAGTGGGCTTGCAGCAGCCGAGTGGTATCACACCGACGTTCCGCGCAAGCAGATGAAGGAACTGATGAAGCGCGAGGATGGTCCTGCCATCCGCGACACCATCATCTGGCTCGGCAGCATGGTCCTTTTCGGCGGCCTCGGCATCTATTTCTGGGGCACGTGGTTCGCCGTGCCATTTTTCCTCGCCTATGGCGTACTCTATGGCTCGGCTTCCGACAGCCGCTGGCACGAATGCGGCCACGGCACGGCCTTCAAGACCCGCTGGATGAATGATGTCGTCTACCAGATCGCCTGCTTCATGATCATGCGCAATCCGGTGACATGGCGCTGGAGCCACACCCGCCACCACACCGACACGGTGATTGTCGGCCGCGATCCGGAGATCGCTGTTATGCGTCCGCCGGATCTCCTGAGAATCGTCGTCAATGTCTTTGGCATCATTGATGTCTGGCATGCGGTCATCGATATGGTGCGTAACGCGGCCGGGATCGTCAGCGCCGAGGAGAAGACATTCATCCCGGAGATGGAGCAGCCGAAGGTGATCCGCGTGGCACGGATATGGGTAGCGATCTATGCGGTAACGATCGGGTTCTCGATCTGGTTGGGTTCCATCCTGCCGCTGATGCTGATCGGGCTGCCGCGATTCTACGGCGCCTGGCATGCGGTGATGACGGGCCTTTTGCAGCACGGAGGCCTTGCCGACAACGTGACCGACCACCGGCTCAACAGCCGCACCGTCTTTATGAATCCGCTGAGCCGCTTCATCTATTGGAACATGAACTATCATGTGGAGCACCACATGTTTCCGATGGTGCCCTATCATGCGCTGCCGAAGCTCCACGCCATCATCAAGTACGACCTGCCTGCCGCCAATCCGTCGATCCTTCACGGCTTCCGCGAAATGATCCCAGCCTTTCTGCGGCAATTGCGCAACGAGGACTATTTCCTGAAGCGCGAGCTGCCGCCGACGGCGAGGCCTTATCGCGAAGAGTTCCACAGCGACCGGGGCGTCCACGCCGCCGAGTGAGGCGAGCCGGCAATCAGACAATGCGATGAATGGAGGAAACCATGAGCTCGAACTGGGTCCAGGTCTGCGCAGCCGACGATATCGACGAGGAAGACGTCATCCGTTTCGACCATGAAGGCCGTACCTTCGCCGTCTACCGCAGCCCCGATGACGAATACTTTGCGACGGACGGGCTCTGCACCCATGAGCAGATCCACCTCGCCGAGGGGCTGGTGATGGACGACATCATCGAATGTCCGAAGCACAACGGTCGCTTCAACTATAAAACCGGCCAGGCCAAGGGGGCGCCCGTTTGCGTCAACCTGAAGACCTATCCGGTCAAGGTCGAGGCCGGCAGCGTCTTCATAGCGATTACCTGAGCACGCGGCCTGATGCTTCAGGCGCGAGGGGAGGAGAACATGAGCCATATTGTGATCGTCGGCGCCGGCGAATGCGGCGCAAGGGCGGCTTTTGCCCTCAGGGAAAAGGGTTTTGGGGGCGAAATCACCCTGATCGGCGCTGAACCCCACCTCCCTTACGAGCGGCCGCCGCTTTCCAAGGAAGGGCTCGCCTGCGGGGGGGCGCCGAAATACGTGGCCGGCCCCGAGCGCTATGACGACGCTCAGATTACCGTATTGATCGGTGTCCCGGTCGAGGCGATTGACCGAAGGCGCAAGGCGGTGCGGCTCGCGGATGGCCGTGCCATTGACTACGATCGGCTGCTGCTTGCGACCGGCGCCCGGCCGCGCGCCCTTCTGAGCGTGAGCGGGAACATCGAGCGTATCCGGATGCTCCGGACCCATACCGATGCTCTGGCGATCCGTGGCGAACTTGCGCCGGGGCGGAAGCTCGCCATCATCGGCGGCGGCTTTATCGGTCTAGAACTCGCTGCGACGGCCCGCAAGCTCGGCGCCGACGTCGTGGTCATCGAGGGCTTGCCGCGCATCCTTTCCCGCGGCGTGCCGGAGGAGATCGCAGCAGTCGTTGCCGAGCGGCACCGGCAGGAAGGCGTCAAGATTGTTTGCGGCGCGCGCATCGCGGCGCTTGAGGCGGATGATGATAACGGACGAGTCCTCTTCGCCGATGGCGCCTGTATGCCCGCCGATCTCATTGTCGTCGGCATTGGGGTGATCCCGAACACCGAACTTGCGGAGGCTGCCGGAATCCTGGTCGAAAACGGCATCGCCGTTGACGAAACGCTCGAAACCTCGGACCCCGACATCTATGCGGCGGGCGACTGCTGTTCCTTTCCGCTCTCGCACTACGACGGCCGGCGGGTGCGGCTCGAAGCCTGGCGCAATGCGCAGGATCAGGGGACGATCGCTGCTGCCAACCTGATGGGTGCGGCCGAGCCTGTCACAAGCGTACCGTGGTTCTGGTCGGATCAATACGAGCTGACTCTGCAGATTGCCGGCCTCGCCGATGGCGCTGTGGCGACTGTCCGACGCGACCTCGGGAACGACGCATTCATTCTGTTCCACCTCGCCAGCGAGGGGCGGCTGATCGCCGCAAGCGGCATTGGCCCCGGGAGTGCGGTCGCCCGCGACATTCGCCTTGCGGAAATGCTCATCGCCGCAGGTAGCCGCCCGGACCCAGCAGCACTTGCCTCGCCCGAGACCAAGCTCAAGAAACTCTTGGCGGCCTGAGCGCCGCCAGAGCTCGCCATTCAACTTTGCAAATACCGGAGATTTCGATGAAACACCGCCGCCCGACCGTCGCCGATCTGTTGTCTATAAAGGGTAAGAGGCAACTCACCATGCTGCGCGTTGTCACACTCGAGGAAGCGGAAGCGGCCGAAAAGGCCGGCATCGACCTTGTCTCCGTTCCACCGCAACTGCTTGGCCCCGCCTTCCGCGAGGTGGCCCCATCCGTCTTCGCCTTTCCCGGGCTCGACGATTTCGTAACGACCGAAGATTATCTTCGCGCCGCCTTCCAGGCGATGCGTGCCGACGGCGACGCCGTCTATTGCGCCGCGGGGCTTTCGACAGTCCGACGGCTGCGCGAGGAGGGGATTCCGGTCTGCGGGCATGTCGGGCTGATCCCGTCGAAAGCCACCTGGACCGGCGGCTTCCGTGCCGTCGGCAAGAGTGCCGCGAGTGCGCTCGAGGTTTGGCGCCAGGTGAAGGCGCTCGAGGAGGCCGGCGCGTTTGCCGCCGAGATCGAGGTCGTGCCCGCCGAGGTCGCCTCGGCGATCTCCAAGCGCACGTCACTCCTGATGCTGTCCATGGGTGCCGGCACCGGATGCGACGCCCAGTACCTCTTTGCCGAGGACGTGCTCGGGCAAAACCGTGGCCACTATCCGCGCCATGCCAAGGTCTATCGCAACTTTGCCGCCGGGTTCGATCGGCTGCAGCAGGAGCGCATCGCAGCCTTCCGTGAATATGTCGAGGACGTGCGGTCCGGCGCCTATCCGGAAAAGGTACACCTCGTCGGCATAGCGCCGGAGGAGCTTGAGGGTTTTCTGAGTAGGATCGACGCACAGGATCAGACCGTTTCTCGCGCAGGATAACAACGGCTCGGCACTCCGGGACGGCAGAGCAAGGACAAACCATGCACACTTACGTTTTGACGGTCACCTGCAAATCTACCCGCGGCATTGTCGCGGCGCTTTCCGGCTATCTCGCTGAACAGAGCTGCAACATCATCGACAGTTCGCAGTTCGATGATCTCCAAACCGGCCTGTTCTTCATGCGCATTAGCTTCATCTCGGAGGAAGGCGTTGGCCGCTCCGCGATTGAGGAAGGGCTGAAGCCGATTGCCGCGAAATTCGCGATGGAAACGGCGCTCCACGACCAGTCAGAGCGCACCAAGGTGCTCTTGATGGTATCGCGCTTCGGCCATTGCCTGAACGACCTGCTCTATCGCTGGAAGATCGGCGCGCTGCCGATCGAGATCGTCGGCGTCGTCTCCAACCACTTCGACTACCAGAAGGTCGTCGTCAATCACGATATCCCCTTCCACCACATTCCGGTCACCAAGGCCAACAAACCGCAGGCCGAAGCCCGGATCATGGACGTGGTCGAGCAGACCGGCACGGAGCTGATCGTGCTTGCCCGCTACATGCAGATCCTGTCGGACCAGATGTGCAGCACGATGTCCGGCCAGATCATCAACATCCACCACTCCTTCCTGCCGTCCTTCAAGGGCGCCAACCCATACAAGCAGGCCTATGAGCGCGGTGTGAAGCTGATCGGCGCGACGGCGCACTATGTTACCGCGGATCTCGACGAAGGCCCGATCATCGAGCAGGACATCGCCCGCATCACCCATGCGCAGTCGGCTGAGGACTATGTCTCGATCGGCCGAGACGTCGAAAGCCAGGTGCTGGCCCGTGCCGTGCACGCGCATATCCACCACCGCACCTTCATCAACGGCAACCGCACCGTCGTCTTCCCGGCAAGCCCGGGGAGTTACGCGTCGGAAAGGATGGGGTGAGGCATGGCCCAAATTTTATACGGAAAACCGATCGCAACCGCTGTTATCAATGCTGTAAAGGCAGGCGCTGCTTCGCTCCAAGAGACCACCGGCATCGAAACGGGTCTCGCAGTCATTATGGTTGGGGATGACCCAGCAAGTCACACCTATGTCAATGCGAAAAGCAAGATGGCCAAGCAGTGTGGCTTCCGATCTGTGCAACATATCCTGTCCATCGAAACTTCGCAGGAAGAGCTCTTGGCGCGCGTGGCGTCGCTCAATGCGGACAAGACGATTCACGGAATTCTCGTTCAGCTCCCATTGCCGAAGCATCTCGACGCAGAATCAATCATCCAGGCGATCCACCCGGAGAAGGACGTAGATGGTCTTCATGTCGTGAACGCTGGAAAGGTAGCGATCGGCGATCTCAAAACGGGTCTGGTCTCTTGCACACCAGCTGGCGTTATGGTGCTCATTCGGCACGTCCACGGAGACGATCTTTCCGGCCTTAATGCTGTTGTAATCGGTCGGTCGAACCTTTTTGGAAAGCCGATGGCGCAACTGTTGCTCAACGCGAACGCCACCGTG
Proteins encoded in this region:
- a CDS encoding PLP-dependent aminotransferase family protein, yielding MAKRRTRFPSDMLVLDRDADVPMHRQLYEKLRAEILAGHLKADTRLPPTRLMAEDLGVSRNTVITTYDTLLAEGYLESRSGSGTWVATLPADAVTQRNSVGRAGAPSLSSRGTRMANQPRDRTIPDRIAFHPGYPEIKAFPFSTWARLLKRHARYSHEDLYGYHWVTGHPRLKAAIAEYLRASRGVECNPEQVIVVNGTQAALDILARMLVDEGDICWMEEPGYVGAQNALLSAGARLVPLPVGPDGWSLDDETRPSPRLIFVTPSCQWPLGCVMRMEDRLRLLQIAERHDAWIVEDDYDSEYRFRGRPIPAMQGLDKSGRVIYVGTFAKTLFPSLRIGFIVVPPHLSEGFKRVASNTGHYPSLLLQAALADFISEGYFATHLRRMRRLYADRQKVFVAECRRHLADWLTIDENDAGMQLVARFTRGLEDEILWQAAQRQGVNFSPLSRQFFHSPPQQGAILGYAGIDLKTMREGISSLRAAFVNLESSGALGPPERALPPRP
- a CDS encoding fatty acid desaturase family protein, which produces MVPTKRDYSLLGRDTEAAVESGLAAAEWYHTDVPRKQMKELMKREDGPAIRDTIIWLGSMVLFGGLGIYFWGTWFAVPFFLAYGVLYGSASDSRWHECGHGTAFKTRWMNDVVYQIACFMIMRNPVTWRWSHTRHHTDTVIVGRDPEIAVMRPPDLLRIVVNVFGIIDVWHAVIDMVRNAAGIVSAEEKTFIPEMEQPKVIRVARIWVAIYAVTIGFSIWLGSILPLMLIGLPRFYGAWHAVMTGLLQHGGLADNVTDHRLNSRTVFMNPLSRFIYWNMNYHVEHHMFPMVPYHALPKLHAIIKYDLPAANPSILHGFREMIPAFLRQLRNEDYFLKRELPPTARPYREEFHSDRGVHAAE
- a CDS encoding MocE family 2Fe-2S type ferredoxin, coding for MSSNWVQVCAADDIDEEDVIRFDHEGRTFAVYRSPDDEYFATDGLCTHEQIHLAEGLVMDDIIECPKHNGRFNYKTGQAKGAPVCVNLKTYPVKVEAGSVFIAIT
- a CDS encoding NAD(P)/FAD-dependent oxidoreductase, translated to MSHIVIVGAGECGARAAFALREKGFGGEITLIGAEPHLPYERPPLSKEGLACGGAPKYVAGPERYDDAQITVLIGVPVEAIDRRRKAVRLADGRAIDYDRLLLATGARPRALLSVSGNIERIRMLRTHTDALAIRGELAPGRKLAIIGGGFIGLELAATARKLGADVVVIEGLPRILSRGVPEEIAAVVAERHRQEGVKIVCGARIAALEADDDNGRVLFADGACMPADLIVVGIGVIPNTELAEAAGILVENGIAVDETLETSDPDIYAAGDCCSFPLSHYDGRRVRLEAWRNAQDQGTIAAANLMGAAEPVTSVPWFWSDQYELTLQIAGLADGAVATVRRDLGNDAFILFHLASEGRLIAASGIGPGSAVARDIRLAEMLIAAGSRPDPAALASPETKLKKLLAA
- a CDS encoding 3-methyl-2-oxobutanoate hydroxymethyltransferase, which codes for MKHRRPTVADLLSIKGKRQLTMLRVVTLEEAEAAEKAGIDLVSVPPQLLGPAFREVAPSVFAFPGLDDFVTTEDYLRAAFQAMRADGDAVYCAAGLSTVRRLREEGIPVCGHVGLIPSKATWTGGFRAVGKSAASALEVWRQVKALEEAGAFAAEIEVVPAEVASAISKRTSLLMLSMGAGTGCDAQYLFAEDVLGQNRGHYPRHAKVYRNFAAGFDRLQQERIAAFREYVEDVRSGAYPEKVHLVGIAPEELEGFLSRIDAQDQTVSRAG
- the purU gene encoding formyltetrahydrofolate deformylase, whose product is MHTYVLTVTCKSTRGIVAALSGYLAEQSCNIIDSSQFDDLQTGLFFMRISFISEEGVGRSAIEEGLKPIAAKFAMETALHDQSERTKVLLMVSRFGHCLNDLLYRWKIGALPIEIVGVVSNHFDYQKVVVNHDIPFHHIPVTKANKPQAEARIMDVVEQTGTELIVLARYMQILSDQMCSTMSGQIINIHHSFLPSFKGANPYKQAYERGVKLIGATAHYVTADLDEGPIIEQDIARITHAQSAEDYVSIGRDVESQVLARAVHAHIHHRTFINGNRTVVFPASPGSYASERMG